One stretch of Punica granatum isolate Tunisia-2019 chromosome 5, ASM765513v2, whole genome shotgun sequence DNA includes these proteins:
- the LOC116209004 gene encoding uncharacterized protein LOC116209004, with protein sequence MIDSGSCENIVSAEAVQKLSLRSEAHPKPYKLAWLKKGGEVSVSKRALVTFSIGSRYRDSVWCDVVMMEACHLLLGMPWQFDRSVSHDGRTNKYSFTHKGLKIVLVPKRDRDAIDPEPTNPVTATNLLSLARFQEDLYDAEFMFALVGREVVEEGLTSCESLPILKEFQNVFPKELPNGLPPLRDIQHHIDLQPGAALPNRPHYRMSPAEHEELRRQVEKLISKGFIRESMSSCAFLALLVPKKDGSWRMCVDSRAINKIMVRYRFPIPRLDDMLD encoded by the coding sequence ATGATAGACTCGGGCAGCTGCGAGAACATTGTATCTGCTGAGGCCGTGCAGAAGTTGAGCCTGCGAAGTGAGGCACATCCCAAACCGTATAAGCTGGCATGGCTGAAGAAAGGAGGTGAAGTGAGTGTGTCGAAGCGCGCGCTGGTTACCTTCTCTATTGGCTCCCGGTATAGGGACTCTGTGTGGTGTGACGTTGTCATGATGGAAGCGTGTCACTTGTTGTTGGGGATGCCCTGGCAGTTTGATAGGAGCGTGAGCCATGATGGACGGACCAATAAGTACAGCTTCACGCATAAGGGATTAAAGATTGTATTGGTACCAAAAAGAGATAGAGACGCTATCGACCCCGAACCTACGAATCCGGTTACCGCAACCAACTTGTTGTCCCTTGCCCGATTTCAGGAGGACTTGTATGATGCAGAGTTTATGTTTGCTCTCGTGGGCAGGGAGGTTGTGGAGGAGGGTCTTACGTCTTGTGAGTCCTTACCGATCTTGAAAGAATTTCAGAATGTCTTTCCTAAGGAGCTGCCAAATGGTCTGCCACCCTTGCGGGATATCCAACACCATATCGACCTGCAGCCTGGTGCGGCCCTTCCGAACAGACCACATTACAGGATGAGCCCGGCTGAACATGAAGAGTTAAGGAGACAAGTGGAGAAGCTGATCTCGAAAGGGTTTATTCGGGAGAGTATGAGCTCGTGTGCTTTCCTGGCACTTCTAGTgcctaagaaggatggatcaTGGCGTATGTGTGTAGACAGTCGAGCCATCAATAAGATAATGGTCAGGTATCGTTTTCCCATTCCTCGCTTGGATGATATGCTTGACTAG